In one Rhodococcus sp. B50 genomic region, the following are encoded:
- the glgP gene encoding alpha-glucan family phosphorylase — MKALRRFTVRAHLPERLAALGALTANLRWSWHPQTQDLFESVDPDLWRRCSNDPVRLLGEVPPARLDALAEDGDFLARLDAAAADLEHYLARPRWFQEQQERGTTLPAGIAYFSMEFGVTEVLPNYSGGLGILAGDHLKAASDLGLPLIGVGLLYRSGYFRQSLSADGWQMEHYPSYDPQGLPLRLLTEADGTAALVQVAVPGGRTLDARIWIAQVGRVPLLLLDSDIPSNDEELCGVTDRLYGGDQDHRIKQEILAGVGGVRAVRAYTRIHGLPDPDVFHMNEGHAGFLGAERIRELVTGSGLDFDEALAAVRAGTVFTTHTPVPAGIDRFPIDLVRHYFSGTNGENESALLPGLTVDRILALGRESNPNVFNMAHLGLRLGQRCNGVSKLHGEVSRGMFEGLWPGFDAAEVPIGSVTNGVHAPTWAAREWIALANRLAGPDRVEEARGWELLQTIDRKELWSTRNALRAQLVAEVRRRLRESWIERGATEAELGWIESVFDPNVLTVGFARRVPTYKRLTLMLRDPERLRALLLDDERPVQLVVAGKSHPADDGGKALIQQVVRFADEYDVRHRIVFLPNYDMSMARYLYWGCDVWLNNPLRPLEACGTSGMKSALNGGLNLSIRDGWWDEMFDGENGWAIPTADGVDDTRRDDLEAAALYELLERSVLPRFYDRDPDGVPARWIEMVRHTLENLGPKVLASRMVRDYAVDYYIPAAAAAAEVTVDDYAGARAVAEYRHRIDAAWPGVRVAQVDSTPIPDVPQIGLPLGLTAHVQLGDLTPEDVEVQAVVGRVGSDDTLSDPVTVPMEHIGTDPLGEEFTATVPLPLAGAVGYTVRVLPRHDLLASPAELGMVALP; from the coding sequence GTGAAAGCACTGCGCCGGTTCACCGTACGAGCCCATCTTCCCGAGCGGCTGGCTGCCCTGGGAGCCCTGACCGCCAACCTGAGATGGTCGTGGCACCCGCAGACCCAGGACCTGTTCGAATCGGTCGACCCGGATCTGTGGCGCCGGTGCAGCAACGACCCCGTCCGGTTGCTCGGCGAGGTGCCGCCCGCCCGGCTCGACGCGCTCGCCGAGGACGGCGACTTCCTCGCCCGTCTCGACGCCGCCGCGGCCGACCTCGAGCACTACCTCGCGCGCCCTCGTTGGTTCCAGGAGCAGCAGGAACGCGGGACGACATTGCCCGCCGGCATCGCCTACTTCTCGATGGAGTTCGGTGTCACCGAGGTGCTGCCGAACTACTCCGGCGGCCTGGGCATCCTCGCCGGCGACCACCTCAAGGCCGCCTCCGATCTCGGCTTGCCGCTCATCGGCGTCGGCCTGCTCTACCGTTCCGGCTACTTCCGGCAGTCGCTCAGCGCCGACGGTTGGCAGATGGAGCACTATCCCTCCTACGACCCGCAGGGCCTGCCGCTGCGCCTGCTCACCGAAGCCGACGGCACCGCCGCGCTCGTGCAGGTCGCCGTACCCGGTGGCCGCACACTCGACGCGCGGATCTGGATCGCCCAGGTGGGGCGCGTGCCGCTGCTGCTGCTCGACTCCGACATCCCTTCCAACGACGAGGAGCTGTGCGGGGTCACCGACCGTCTCTACGGCGGCGACCAGGACCACCGGATCAAGCAGGAGATCCTCGCCGGCGTCGGCGGTGTTCGCGCGGTGCGTGCCTACACCCGCATCCACGGCCTGCCCGACCCCGACGTCTTCCACATGAACGAAGGGCACGCGGGCTTCCTCGGCGCCGAACGCATCCGCGAACTCGTCACCGGTTCCGGACTCGACTTCGACGAGGCGCTCGCCGCAGTGCGGGCCGGCACCGTCTTCACGACGCACACCCCCGTGCCCGCGGGCATCGACCGCTTCCCGATCGATCTGGTGCGGCACTACTTCTCGGGCACCAACGGCGAGAACGAATCGGCGCTGCTGCCCGGCCTCACCGTCGATCGCATCCTCGCCCTCGGGCGCGAGAGCAACCCGAACGTGTTCAACATGGCCCATCTCGGTCTGCGCCTCGGTCAACGTTGCAACGGTGTGTCGAAACTGCACGGCGAAGTCAGTCGCGGCATGTTCGAAGGACTGTGGCCCGGATTCGACGCCGCCGAAGTGCCGATCGGCTCGGTCACCAACGGCGTGCACGCCCCCACCTGGGCTGCGCGCGAATGGATCGCGCTCGCCAACCGCCTCGCCGGACCCGACCGCGTCGAGGAGGCCCGCGGCTGGGAACTGCTCCAGACCATCGACCGCAAGGAACTGTGGTCCACCCGGAACGCGCTGCGCGCCCAGCTCGTCGCCGAGGTGCGTCGCCGGTTGCGCGAGTCGTGGATCGAACGCGGCGCCACCGAGGCCGAACTGGGCTGGATCGAGTCGGTCTTCGATCCGAACGTCCTCACCGTCGGGTTCGCGCGGCGCGTGCCGACCTACAAGCGCCTCACGCTGATGCTGCGCGATCCCGAACGGTTGCGCGCCCTGCTGCTCGACGACGAACGTCCCGTGCAGCTCGTCGTCGCCGGCAAGAGCCACCCCGCCGACGACGGTGGCAAGGCGCTCATCCAGCAGGTCGTGCGGTTCGCCGACGAGTACGACGTGCGGCACCGCATCGTCTTCCTCCCCAACTACGACATGTCGATGGCCCGCTACCTGTACTGGGGCTGCGACGTGTGGCTGAACAACCCGCTGCGTCCGCTCGAGGCGTGTGGCACGTCGGGCATGAAATCGGCCCTCAACGGCGGCCTCAACCTGTCCATCCGCGACGGATGGTGGGACGAGATGTTCGACGGCGAGAACGGCTGGGCCATCCCCACAGCCGACGGAGTCGACGACACCCGCCGCGACGACCTCGAGGCTGCCGCGCTGTACGAACTGCTCGAACGCTCCGTGCTGCCGCGTTTCTACGACCGCGACCCCGACGGCGTGCCGGCCCGCTGGATCGAGATGGTGCGCCACACACTCGAGAATCTCGGTCCGAAGGTGCTCGCCTCGCGGATGGTGCGCGACTACGCCGTCGACTACTACATTCCGGCCGCGGCCGCGGCCGCGGAGGTGACCGTCGACGACTACGCGGGCGCGCGGGCGGTAGCCGAGTACCGGCACCGCATCGATGCCGCCTGGCCGGGAGTGCGTGTCGCGCAGGTGGATTCGACCCCGATTCCGGACGTGCCGCAGATCGGTCTGCCGCTGGGACTGACCGCGCACGTGCAGCTCGGTGACCTGACCCCGGAGGACGTGGAGGTGCAGGCCGTGGTCGGGCGTGTGGGCTCCGACGACACGCTCAGCGACCCTGTCACCGTGCCGATGGAGCACATCGGCACCGATCCGCTGGGGGAGGAGTTCACCGCGACGGTGCCGCTGCCGCTCGCCGGCGCCGTCGGGTACACGGTGCGGGTGCTGCCCAGGCACGATCTGCTCGCCTCACCCGCCGAACTCGGCATGGTCGCGCTCCCGTAG
- a CDS encoding alpha-1,4-glucan--maltose-1-phosphate maltosyltransferase → MTGRLAIDDVQPSIDGGRYPTKAVVGEVVPVSAVVWREGHDAIAATLAVRGPADDPESAGKLVRIPMVPGTEPDTFHATFSPTSVGAWTYRVEAWSDPVATWRHAVTAKTDAGQDATELANDLEVGARIFEKAAKGAPRGSRPALLAVALSLRSDRPLPERVAPAFSPDVTEILRAHPLRELVTRGKAFTAFADRRRALFGSWYEFFPRSTGGWHEDGTPRHGNFSTAAADLPRIAAMGFDVVYLPPIHPIGKVNRKGPNNTLVAGPNDVGSPWAIGSDEGGHDAIHPELGTEQDFRDFVTRAKELDLEVALDLALQCAPDHPWARDHPEWFTVLPDGTIAYAENPPKKYQDIYPINFDDDPEGIYAEVLRVVRHWIRLGVDIFRVDNPHTKPPSFWEQLIAEVKRTDPDVLFLSEAFTRPARMYGLARRGFTQSYTYFTWRVAKWELTEFGVEIAAKADEARPNLFVNTPDILHETLQHGGPGMFALRAALAATMAPSWGVYSGYELFEHLAVRPGSEEYLDSEKYQLRPRRFDEARRRGESLEPWLTTLNRIRRAHPALQQLRNIAFHHVDNDALIAYSKFDPSTGDCVLTVINLNPYGAEQGTVWLDMPAIGHDWHDHFPVYDEVSGEQYSWGQANYVRLEPWRAVAHILALPPIGIPTRTTLAYRRQS, encoded by the coding sequence GTGACAGGTCGGCTCGCCATCGACGACGTACAACCCTCCATCGACGGAGGGCGCTATCCGACGAAGGCCGTCGTCGGGGAGGTGGTGCCGGTCTCCGCTGTCGTGTGGCGCGAGGGCCACGACGCGATCGCCGCGACACTCGCCGTCCGAGGACCGGCCGACGACCCCGAATCCGCCGGCAAACTGGTGCGGATCCCGATGGTGCCGGGCACCGAACCCGACACCTTCCACGCCACCTTCTCCCCCACGAGCGTCGGCGCGTGGACCTACCGGGTCGAGGCGTGGAGCGACCCGGTGGCGACCTGGCGCCACGCGGTCACCGCGAAGACCGACGCCGGGCAGGATGCCACCGAACTCGCCAACGATCTCGAGGTCGGCGCCCGGATCTTCGAGAAGGCCGCGAAGGGCGCTCCCCGTGGCAGCCGTCCCGCCCTGCTCGCGGTCGCCCTGTCGCTGCGGTCCGACCGTCCGCTGCCCGAGCGCGTGGCCCCCGCCTTCTCCCCCGACGTCACCGAGATCCTCCGAGCTCATCCGCTCCGCGAACTCGTCACGCGCGGAAAGGCGTTCACGGCGTTCGCCGATCGTCGCCGCGCACTGTTCGGTTCGTGGTACGAGTTCTTCCCGCGGTCCACCGGAGGGTGGCACGAGGACGGAACCCCGCGGCACGGCAACTTCTCCACCGCCGCCGCCGATCTGCCGCGCATCGCGGCGATGGGTTTCGACGTCGTCTATCTGCCCCCGATCCATCCGATCGGCAAGGTCAACCGCAAGGGACCGAACAACACGCTCGTCGCCGGCCCGAACGACGTCGGGTCGCCGTGGGCGATCGGCTCCGACGAGGGCGGCCACGACGCGATCCACCCCGAACTCGGCACCGAACAGGACTTCCGCGATTTCGTCACCCGCGCGAAGGAACTCGATCTCGAGGTCGCCCTCGATCTCGCCCTGCAGTGCGCTCCCGACCACCCGTGGGCGCGGGATCATCCGGAGTGGTTCACCGTGCTGCCCGACGGCACGATCGCGTACGCGGAGAACCCACCGAAGAAGTACCAGGACATCTACCCCATCAACTTCGACGACGATCCCGAGGGCATCTACGCCGAGGTCCTGCGCGTGGTCCGGCACTGGATCCGGCTGGGCGTGGACATCTTCCGCGTCGACAACCCGCACACCAAGCCCCCGAGCTTCTGGGAGCAGCTCATCGCCGAGGTCAAGCGCACCGATCCGGACGTGCTGTTCCTGTCGGAGGCGTTCACCCGCCCGGCCCGTATGTACGGGCTCGCGCGGCGCGGATTCACTCAGTCCTACACGTATTTCACGTGGCGGGTCGCGAAGTGGGAGCTGACGGAGTTCGGTGTCGAGATCGCCGCGAAGGCCGACGAGGCGAGGCCCAATCTGTTCGTCAACACCCCCGACATCCTGCACGAGACGCTGCAACACGGCGGGCCGGGCATGTTCGCGTTGCGGGCCGCGCTCGCCGCCACCATGGCGCCGTCCTGGGGCGTCTACTCGGGTTACGAATTGTTCGAGCACCTCGCGGTGCGGCCGGGCAGCGAGGAGTATCTCGACTCGGAGAAGTACCAGTTGCGGCCGCGACGGTTCGACGAGGCGCGCCGGCGCGGCGAGTCGCTCGAACCGTGGCTGACCACCCTCAACCGCATCCGGCGGGCCCATCCGGCCCTGCAGCAACTGCGTAACATCGCCTTCCATCACGTCGACAACGACGCCCTGATCGCCTACTCGAAGTTCGATCCGTCCACCGGCGACTGCGTGCTCACAGTCATCAATCTCAACCCGTACGGAGCCGAGCAGGGCACAGTGTGGCTCGACATGCCGGCGATCGGACACGACTGGCACGACCACTTCCCCGTTTACGACGAGGTGAGTGGGGAACAGTACTCGTGGGGCCAGGCCAACTATGTGCGCCTCGAGCCGTGGCGGGCGGTGGCGCACATCCTGGCACTGCCCCCGATCGGCATCCCCACCCGCACAACGCTCGCCTACAGGAGGCAGTCGTGA
- the glgB gene encoding 1,4-alpha-glucan branching protein GlgB has protein sequence MTVPPQTPGADVPRRRHSPRPEDLALLAAGEHHDPHAVLGAHPHPEGTVIRTLRPGAEKVAARISGRDHPLEPVGEDVFSALIPVFDLADYRLVVTYPFDHVEVVADGYRFMPTLGELDRHLLSEGRHERLWEVLGAHPQTYETPDGPVTGTSFAVWAPGARGVTVVGDFDGWGGRTAPMRVLGSSGVWEVFLPGIEPGALYKYRVHGRDGSVRDKADPMAFSAEVPPATASKVTESRYTWNDDEWIATREKSQPWQEPMAVYEVHLGSWRPGLNYAELADQLAEYILETGFTHVELLPVAEHPFGGSWGYQVTSYYAPTSRFGSPDEFRAFVDRLHAAGIGVIMDWVPAHFPKDEWALARFDGSPQYEHPDPRRGEQLDWGTYVFDYGRPEVRNFLVANALYWIEEFHIDGLRVDAVASMLYLDYSRPEGGWTPNIYGGRENLEAVAFLQELNATVHKHYPGIVTVAEESTSWPGVTRPTNVGGLGFSMKWNMGWMHDTLGYLGRDPVHRTYHHHEITFSLVYAWSENFVLPISHDEVVHGKGTLWTRLPGDDATRAAGLRSMLAYMWAHPGKQLLFMGQEFGQVAEWSEERGLDWWQLDEPLHAGIHRLVCDLNGIYRSHPALYTLDTTPGGYSWIDANDAHNNVLSFLRYGSDGSVIACLHNFSGTTYADYRVGLPEPGTWEEVLNTDATDYQGNGAGNFGAVEAGEHSWHGRPASARVTLPAHGAIWLSLRR, from the coding sequence GTGACCGTGCCGCCCCAGACGCCGGGCGCCGATGTGCCGCGCCGGCGCCACAGCCCGCGACCGGAGGACCTCGCGTTGCTCGCCGCCGGTGAGCACCATGATCCGCACGCGGTGCTCGGGGCCCACCCGCACCCGGAGGGGACGGTCATCCGGACGCTGCGGCCCGGGGCCGAGAAGGTCGCTGCCCGCATCAGCGGCCGCGACCATCCGCTCGAACCCGTGGGCGAGGACGTCTTCAGCGCCCTGATCCCGGTCTTCGATCTCGCCGACTACCGACTGGTGGTGACCTACCCGTTCGATCACGTCGAGGTCGTCGCGGACGGCTACCGCTTCATGCCGACGTTGGGCGAACTCGACCGGCACCTGCTGAGCGAGGGCCGGCACGAACGTCTGTGGGAGGTGCTCGGAGCACATCCGCAGACCTACGAGACCCCGGACGGCCCGGTGACGGGCACGTCGTTCGCGGTCTGGGCTCCGGGGGCACGCGGGGTCACCGTCGTCGGCGACTTCGACGGCTGGGGTGGGCGCACCGCCCCCATGCGGGTGCTCGGCTCGAGCGGTGTCTGGGAGGTCTTCCTGCCCGGCATCGAACCGGGTGCGCTCTACAAGTACCGGGTGCACGGCCGCGACGGGTCGGTCCGCGACAAGGCCGACCCGATGGCGTTCTCCGCGGAGGTACCACCGGCGACCGCGTCGAAGGTCACCGAGAGTCGCTACACCTGGAACGACGACGAGTGGATCGCGACCCGCGAGAAGTCACAGCCCTGGCAGGAACCGATGGCGGTGTACGAGGTGCACCTCGGTTCGTGGCGTCCCGGCCTGAACTACGCCGAACTCGCCGACCAGCTGGCCGAGTACATTCTCGAAACCGGTTTCACGCACGTCGAGTTGCTGCCGGTCGCCGAGCATCCCTTCGGCGGGTCGTGGGGTTACCAGGTCACCTCCTACTACGCCCCCACCTCCCGGTTCGGCAGCCCCGACGAGTTCCGCGCATTCGTCGATCGTCTCCACGCCGCCGGGATCGGCGTGATCATGGACTGGGTGCCCGCCCACTTCCCCAAGGACGAGTGGGCCCTCGCGCGGTTCGACGGCAGCCCCCAATACGAACATCCCGATCCGCGCCGCGGTGAGCAGCTGGACTGGGGTACCTACGTCTTCGACTACGGCCGGCCGGAGGTTCGCAACTTCCTCGTCGCCAACGCCCTGTACTGGATCGAAGAGTTCCACATCGACGGTCTGCGTGTCGATGCCGTCGCTTCGATGTTGTACCTCGACTACTCGCGTCCCGAGGGCGGATGGACACCGAACATCTACGGCGGACGCGAGAACCTCGAGGCCGTGGCCTTCCTGCAGGAACTCAACGCCACCGTCCACAAGCACTACCCGGGGATCGTCACCGTCGCGGAGGAATCGACGTCCTGGCCGGGCGTGACCCGCCCGACGAACGTGGGCGGCCTCGGCTTCAGCATGAAGTGGAACATGGGCTGGATGCACGACACCCTCGGGTATCTCGGCCGCGACCCGGTACACCGTACCTATCACCACCACGAGATCACGTTCTCGCTCGTGTACGCGTGGAGTGAGAACTTCGTGCTGCCCATCAGCCACGACGAGGTCGTCCACGGCAAGGGCACGCTGTGGACGCGCCTGCCGGGCGACGACGCGACGCGCGCCGCCGGCCTGCGGTCGATGCTCGCCTACATGTGGGCACATCCCGGCAAGCAGTTGCTGTTCATGGGCCAGGAGTTCGGACAGGTCGCCGAGTGGTCGGAGGAACGCGGGCTCGACTGGTGGCAGCTCGACGAGCCGCTCCACGCCGGCATCCACCGTCTGGTGTGCGACCTCAACGGTATCTACCGCTCGCATCCGGCGCTCTACACGCTCGACACCACACCCGGCGGGTATTCGTGGATCGACGCGAACGACGCGCACAACAACGTCCTGTCGTTCCTGCGCTACGGCAGCGACGGCTCGGTGATCGCGTGCCTGCACAACTTCTCGGGCACGACCTACGCCGACTATCGTGTCGGATTGCCCGAACCGGGCACGTGGGAGGAAGTCCTCAACACGGACGCCACCGACTATCAGGGCAACGGAGCGGGTAACTTCGGTGCCGTGGAAGCGGGCGAGCACTCGTGGCACGGACGCCCCGCATCGGCTCGGGTGACCTTGCCTGCGCACGGCGCGATCTGGTTGTCGCTGCGGAGGTGA
- a CDS encoding neutral zinc metallopeptidase → MRRTHRFTRLVVPALTVVLLAGCAQQIEGTAVSIYDNPFTVAGLPVTSGASGPRSGVPDADVEIENTDGGPVDVLAGNAIADIEEYWRQEFASVARGTFRPVETIVSWDPSERRGPRFCGKPTYDFVNAAYCSGGDEIGWDRTFLMPQLIDSFGPMAAVTVLAHEYGHAVQHTAGLVAEDDPGIVFEQQADCFAGAFMRHVAEGRATHFQLDTSDGLNNVLASMVLFRDVDPNDPDSIHGSAFERVTAVQIGFTDGAASCARIDAAEVESRRADLPQYYDSADDGELPVTGESVEMIFESFHQVFDLGALPQLDLSGADLDCADAQATSPVSYCPATNTVGVDMEALSERGTAAPSGSGFDSGVRGDYNAYVLVASRYALAVQKEAGQSLTEPRTALRAACLSGVISAALSPDSTVASHVDPSQVLVWLSPGDLDEAVSGLLTDGLAASDVNGNTVPSGFARVDAFRTGVLGGEAACSGRYR, encoded by the coding sequence ATGCGACGGACGCACCGGTTCACGCGACTGGTGGTGCCCGCACTGACCGTCGTCCTGCTGGCGGGATGCGCCCAGCAGATCGAAGGAACAGCGGTGTCGATCTACGACAACCCCTTTACCGTGGCGGGTCTGCCCGTCACCTCCGGGGCGTCGGGTCCGCGCAGCGGGGTGCCCGATGCGGACGTGGAGATCGAGAACACCGACGGCGGTCCCGTCGACGTCCTCGCCGGCAACGCGATCGCCGACATCGAGGAGTACTGGCGTCAGGAGTTCGCGTCCGTCGCCCGCGGCACCTTCCGCCCGGTGGAGACGATCGTGTCGTGGGATCCCTCCGAACGGCGGGGTCCGCGGTTCTGCGGCAAACCCACCTACGACTTCGTCAATGCGGCGTACTGCAGCGGCGGCGACGAGATCGGCTGGGACCGCACCTTCCTCATGCCGCAGCTCATCGACAGCTTCGGTCCGATGGCGGCGGTGACGGTCCTCGCCCACGAGTACGGGCATGCCGTTCAGCACACGGCGGGTCTGGTCGCCGAGGACGATCCCGGCATCGTGTTCGAGCAGCAGGCCGATTGTTTCGCCGGTGCGTTCATGCGGCACGTCGCGGAGGGCCGCGCGACGCACTTCCAGCTCGATACCTCGGACGGTCTCAACAACGTGCTCGCGTCGATGGTGCTTTTCCGCGACGTCGACCCGAACGATCCCGACTCGATCCACGGCTCCGCTTTCGAACGCGTGACGGCCGTGCAGATCGGTTTCACCGACGGGGCTGCCTCGTGTGCGCGTATCGACGCCGCCGAGGTCGAGTCGCGGCGGGCCGACCTGCCGCAGTACTACGACAGCGCGGACGACGGCGAGCTGCCGGTCACCGGCGAATCGGTCGAGATGATCTTCGAGTCGTTCCATCAGGTCTTCGACCTCGGTGCGCTGCCGCAACTCGATCTGTCGGGTGCCGACCTCGACTGCGCGGACGCCCAGGCCACCTCACCGGTGTCGTACTGCCCCGCGACGAACACCGTCGGCGTCGACATGGAAGCACTCTCGGAACGCGGGACGGCCGCCCCGTCGGGAAGTGGGTTCGATTCCGGTGTCCGCGGCGACTACAACGCCTACGTGCTCGTCGCGTCGCGCTACGCCCTCGCGGTGCAGAAGGAGGCGGGTCAGTCGCTCACCGAACCACGCACGGCACTGCGGGCCGCCTGCCTGTCCGGGGTGATCAGCGCGGCGCTGAGCCCGGACAGCACCGTCGCGTCGCATGTCGACCCCAGCCAGGTGCTGGTGTGGCTGTCTCCCGGCGACCTCGACGAGGCGGTCTCGGGCCTGCTCACCGATGGTCTCGCGGCGAGCGACGTCAACGGCAACACCGTGCCGAGCGGATTCGCCCGCGTGGACGCCTTCCGGACCGGGGTTCTCGGCGGCGAAGCGGCCTGCAGCGGGCGCTACCGCTGA
- a CDS encoding tetratricopeptide repeat protein — protein MSGAVDLSPLKERATAPPPPPAGGDGAAPGALAPIVDVTEATFETEVLQRSMQVPVIVDLWATWCEPCKQLSPVLEKLANEAGGAWVLAKVDVDASPRIAQAFGVQSVPTVVAIAAGQPLADFQGVQPEPALRQWLDAIQNAVVGKLSGPPGAEPEEQPVDPRFEAAEQALENGDFEGAEAAYQLVLNSEPGNTEAQAALRQVRFLARASMLPEDAVERADAAPTDLEAQFAAADAELFAQQPEAAFGRLIEFVRRSAGDERTAARTRLLELFELFDAADPVVVASRRKLAMALY, from the coding sequence ATGTCCGGCGCGGTGGATCTCTCACCGCTCAAGGAGAGGGCCACCGCGCCGCCTCCGCCTCCGGCCGGTGGCGACGGCGCCGCGCCCGGTGCCCTTGCCCCGATCGTGGACGTCACCGAAGCGACGTTCGAGACCGAGGTGCTGCAGCGTTCGATGCAGGTGCCTGTGATCGTCGACCTGTGGGCCACCTGGTGTGAGCCGTGCAAACAGCTCTCACCCGTCCTCGAGAAGCTCGCGAACGAGGCCGGCGGTGCGTGGGTCCTCGCGAAGGTCGACGTCGACGCGAGCCCGCGCATCGCCCAGGCGTTCGGTGTCCAGTCGGTGCCCACGGTCGTCGCGATCGCCGCCGGGCAGCCGCTCGCCGACTTCCAGGGCGTCCAGCCCGAACCCGCGCTGCGTCAGTGGCTCGATGCCATCCAGAACGCGGTCGTCGGCAAGCTGTCGGGCCCGCCCGGCGCCGAACCGGAGGAACAACCCGTCGATCCGCGTTTCGAGGCTGCCGAGCAGGCGCTCGAGAACGGCGACTTCGAAGGCGCCGAGGCTGCCTACCAGCTCGTTCTCAATTCCGAGCCGGGCAACACCGAGGCTCAGGCCGCTCTGCGCCAGGTGCGTTTCCTGGCCCGCGCGAGCATGCTGCCGGAGGATGCGGTCGAGCGGGCCGACGCCGCGCCGACCGATCTGGAAGCCCAGTTCGCGGCGGCCGACGCCGAACTGTTCGCGCAGCAACCGGAGGCGGCGTTCGGTCGTCTCATCGAGTTCGTACGTCGCAGCGCCGGGGACGAACGCACCGCGGCACGCACCCGGCTCCTCGAACTGTTCGAGTTGTTCGACGCCGCCGACCCGGTCGTGGTGGCGTCGCGGCGCAAGCTCGCGATGGCGCTGTACTGA
- a CDS encoding DUF3817 domain-containing protein: MTNIFDLSTPAKRFRLVAIWEAVTWLALLIAMFFKWVLGYEEAIAIPGMVHGVAGFIPFVAIALITALQLKWDLKTTFLALVSSVPPFGTIVFERWAVRTGRLGELSAPATREEATATA; encoded by the coding sequence ATGACGAACATCTTCGACCTGTCCACGCCCGCGAAGCGTTTCCGCCTCGTCGCGATCTGGGAGGCCGTGACCTGGCTCGCCCTGCTGATCGCGATGTTCTTCAAGTGGGTGCTCGGATACGAAGAGGCGATCGCCATTCCCGGCATGGTGCACGGTGTCGCCGGGTTCATCCCGTTCGTCGCCATCGCCCTGATCACCGCTCTGCAGCTGAAGTGGGACCTGAAGACCACCTTCCTCGCGCTCGTCTCGAGCGTTCCGCCCTTCGGCACCATCGTCTTCGAGCGCTGGGCCGTGCGCACCGGGCGTCTCGGAGAGCTGTCCGCTCCCGCGACCCGCGAGGAAGCCACGGCCACCGCCTGA
- a CDS encoding acetyl-CoA C-acetyltransferase — MSSSVIVAGARTPMGRLQGSLKDFSGSDLGGVAISGALERAGVAPEQVEYVIMGQVLTAGAGQIPARQAAVAAGIPMDVPALTINKVCLSGINAIAMADQLIRAGEFDVVVAGGQESMSQAPHMLEKSRAGFKYGDVTLRDHMAYDGLHDIFTDQAMGNLTESANSGDRFVSREEQDAFAAASHQNAARAWKNGLFDDEVVPVSIKQRKGDPIVFAADEGIRPETTAESLGSLRPAFSKDGTVTAGSASQISDGAAAVVVMSKAKATELGLSWIAEIGRHGVVAGPDSTLQSQPARAIAKACEREGVDPTDLDLIEINEAFAAVGIVSARELGIDPAKVNVNGGAIALGHPLGMSGARIVLHLALELKRRGGGIGAAALCGGGGQGDALIVRVPKA; from the coding sequence GTGAGCAGTTCTGTCATCGTCGCCGGAGCCCGTACGCCCATGGGGCGTCTGCAGGGTTCGCTCAAGGATTTCTCCGGTTCGGATCTCGGTGGCGTGGCGATCTCCGGTGCGCTCGAGCGCGCCGGTGTGGCTCCTGAACAGGTCGAATACGTGATCATGGGTCAGGTGCTCACCGCCGGTGCCGGTCAGATCCCGGCCCGTCAGGCGGCGGTCGCCGCCGGTATCCCGATGGACGTCCCGGCGCTGACGATCAACAAGGTGTGTCTGTCCGGTATCAACGCGATCGCGATGGCCGATCAACTGATCCGCGCGGGCGAGTTCGACGTCGTCGTCGCCGGCGGCCAGGAGTCGATGAGCCAGGCTCCGCACATGCTCGAGAAGTCCCGCGCCGGCTTCAAGTACGGCGACGTGACCCTGCGCGACCACATGGCCTACGACGGCCTGCACGACATCTTCACCGACCAGGCGATGGGCAACCTCACCGAGTCGGCCAATTCCGGCGACCGCTTCGTCTCCCGCGAGGAGCAGGACGCCTTCGCCGCCGCCTCGCATCAGAACGCCGCCCGCGCCTGGAAGAACGGGTTGTTCGACGACGAGGTCGTGCCGGTGTCGATCAAGCAGCGCAAGGGCGACCCGATCGTCTTCGCCGCCGACGAGGGCATCCGCCCCGAGACCACCGCCGAATCGCTCGGCTCGCTGCGTCCGGCCTTCTCGAAGGACGGCACCGTCACCGCCGGTTCGGCCTCGCAGATCTCCGACGGTGCCGCCGCGGTCGTCGTGATGAGCAAGGCCAAGGCCACCGAACTCGGGCTGAGCTGGATCGCCGAGATCGGCCGCCACGGCGTCGTCGCCGGACCGGACTCGACACTGCAGTCACAGCCGGCGCGCGCGATCGCCAAGGCCTGCGAGCGCGAGGGCGTCGACCCGACCGATCTCGACCTGATCGAGATCAACGAGGCGTTCGCCGCCGTCGGCATCGTCTCGGCCCGCGAGCTCGGTATCGATCCGGCGAAGGTGAACGTCAACGGCGGTGCGATCGCGCTCGGTCACCCGCTCGGCATGTCGGGCGCGCGCATCGTGCTGCACCTCGCGCTCGAGCTGAAGCGCCGCGGTGGCGGCATCGGTGCTGCCGCCCTGTGCGGTGGCGGTGGCCAGGGCGACGCCCTCATCGTCCGGGTGCCCAAGGCCTGA